One window from the genome of Nicotiana sylvestris chromosome 9, ASM39365v2, whole genome shotgun sequence encodes:
- the LOC138877566 gene encoding uncharacterized protein — MEDFLTAEDYELWTIVYQGPLTPTKQNAQNKTVPKDPSEFVAANFRMMEMNAKAKKIFICGLGLDEYNKISMFSNAKQIWDALQIAYEGTNQVKRSGIELLMRNYELFSMKESEPI; from the coding sequence ATGGAAGACTTCCTGACAGCTGAAGATTATGAACTATGGACCATAGTGTACCAAGGTCCATTGACTCCAACTAAACAAAATGCACAAAATAAAACAGTTCCTAAGGACCCCTCTGAATTTGTGGCAGCAAATTTCAGAATGATGGAGATGAATGCAAAGGCTAAGAAAATCTTTATCTGTGGACTTGGTCTTGATGAGTACAACAAAATTTCTATGTTCTCTAATGCAAAGCAGATATGGGATGCACTCCAAATTGCTTATGAAGGAACAAATCAAGTGAAGAGATCAGGGATAGAACTACTTATGAGAAACTATGAGCTCTTCTCTATGAAGGAGTCTGAGCCCATCTAG